The following proteins are co-located in the Castanea sativa cultivar Marrone di Chiusa Pesio chromosome 8, ASM4071231v1 genome:
- the LOC142607054 gene encoding glycosyltransferase BC10-like, whose translation MKAPKENSIISVSKLFNNAQLQLQKILFYFLLFAFGLTFGVIFSFYLKNFSFNLQFAKFSFSANSTSSQFLVPNLKAEVGHIGLTEYLKLPEVMHDMNDEELLWRASMAPQIREYPFNRVPKVAFLFLTKGPVIMAPLWEKFFKGHEGLYSIYVHSSPSYNQSVPESPVFRGRRIPSQEVGWGQVNMIEAERRLLANALLDFSNQRFVLLSEACIPLFNFSTVYSYLINSTQNFVMAYDDISPVGRGRYNTHMYPKITVRQWRKGSQWFEMDRDLAIEVVSDRKYFPIFQKHCHGGCYADEHYLPTFVSIEFWENNSNRSLTRVDWSRRGAHPAEYQRAQVTPAFLKVLRSGSLCEYNGRITNICFLFARKFPLGTLDRLLRFAPKVMHFNS comes from the exons ACAGctacaaaaaattcttttttatttcctccTCTTTGCTTTTGGTTTGACCTTTGGTGTCATATTTAGTTTCTACCTCAAAAACTTCTCCTTTAATCTACAATTCGCCAAATTCTCGTTTTCCGCTAATTCAACATCATCGCAATTTCTAGTGCCGAATTTGAAAGCTGAAGTTGGTCACATAGGATTGACAGAGTACCTAAAACTGCCTGAAGTCATGCATGACATGAATGATGAAGAATTGCTATGGAGAGCTTCAATGGCTCCTCAGATTCGAGAGTATCCATTTAATCGAGTTCCCAAGGTTGCTTTCTTATTCTTGACAAAGGGTCCTGTTATAATGGCTCCTCTGTGGGAGAAATTCTTTAAGGGGCATGAAGGCTTGTACTCAATTTATGTGCATTCAAGTCCATCTTATAATCAATCAGTGCCAGAAAGTCCAGTGTTTCGTGGCCGAAGAATTCCTAGTCAG GAAGTTGGATGGGGTCAGGTGAACATGATTGAGGCTGAGCGCCGCTTACTAGCAAATGCACTCCTTGATTTCTCAAACCAACGTTTTGTACTTCTCTCAGAGGCATGCATTCCTCTCTTCAACTTCTCCACAGTTTACTCTTACCTCATAAACTCCACCCAAAATTTTGTAATGGCTTATGATGATATTAGCCCCGTTGGACGTGGACGATATAATACCCACATGTACCCAAAAATCACAGTTAGGCAATGGAGAAAAGGGTCCCAATGGTTCGAAATGGATCGAGACCTCGCCATTGAAGTCGTGTCTGATCGAAAATATTTCCCAATTTTTCAGAAGCATTGCCATGGTGGATGTTATGCTGATGAACATTATTTGCCAACATTTGTGAGTATAGAGTTTTGGGAGAACAATTCAAATAGGAGTTTGACTAGGGTCGATTGGTCAAGGCGTGGAGCACACCCAGCTGAGTATCAAAGAGCACAAGTGACCCCTGCGTTTTTGAAGGTATTGAGGAGTGGAAGTTTGTGTGAGTATAATGGAAGGATAACAAATATTTGCTTCTTGTTTGCGAGGAAGTTTCCACTTGGTACTTTGGATAGGCTGTTGAGGTTTGCACCAAAGGTCATGCACTTCAACAGCTAG